In a single window of the Gossypium hirsutum isolate 1008001.06 chromosome A13, Gossypium_hirsutum_v2.1, whole genome shotgun sequence genome:
- the LOC107895179 gene encoding two-pore potassium channel 1 gives MLGHFNSIIAMAANAAKQTKLPMAATDSPNLTNDKNGPKKTTFQSCKATSVATNCDPRTNLPDLKWLGLYYVIYIGAGTLSFLALRNHIRGKKTNDFIDSLYMSVVTMTTVGYGDLVPHDFLSQVVCTGFITVGMLLFGIVVKLAAKYLVFKQQKVLINALHTARKMGPMEALNEIESIEIDYTKCIISLIAMAVHFVIGVSVLVNVEGMEIEDAVYCACTTMTTVGFGDESFSSEFGRMFGVLWIFTGTSCLGQLFLYVAEVYTDIEAKKLVKWVIASNIIDKKDFEAADNLEKGKVHGAADFILYKLKEVRKIKQEDISCAMKDAGVDDRSVFDVIPAQSSEKK, from the exons ATGTTGGGTCACTTCAACTCAATCATTGCAATGGCTGCCAATGCTGCAAAGCAGACCAAGTTGCCAATGGCTGCTACAGATTCCCCAAACTTAACAAATGATAAAAATGGCCCCAAGAAAACCACCTTTCAGAGTTGCAAAGCCACTTCAGTAGCTACAAATTGTGATCCTCGGACCAATCTTCCGGACCTTAAGTGGCTCGGACTGTACTATGTTATCTATATAGGTGCTGGAACTTTAAGCTTTTTGGCATTAAGAAACCACATCAGAGGGAAAAAAACTAATGATTTCATTGATTCTCTGTATATGTCTGTGGTGACAATGACCACTGTTGGTTATGGAGACCTTGTCCCTCACGATTTCCTTTCACAAGTGGTTTGCACTGGTTTCATCACCGTAGGGATGCTTCTGTTTGGAATAGTAGTGAAACTAGCTGCTAAATACTTGGTTTTCAAGCAACAAAAGGTGCTGATTAATGCCCTTCACACAGCTAGGAAAATGGGTCCGATGGAAGCCCTTAACGAGATTGAAAGCATAGAAATAGACTACACCAAGTGTATAATATCATTGATCGCTATGGCGGTGCATTTTGTCATCGGGGTCTCCGTTCTGGTTAACGTCGAAGGAATGGAAATCGAAGATGCAGTGTATTGTGCTTGTACCACCATGACAACCGTAGGGTTCGGAGATGAGAGTTTCTCGAGTGAATTCGGTCGAATGTTTGGCGTACTTTGGATATTCACCGGAACTTCCTGTTTAGGCCAACTATTTCTCTACGTTGCTGAGGTTTACACAGATATTGAAGCAAAGAAATTAGTGAAGTGGGTTATTGCAAGTAACATTATTGACAAGAAAGACTTTGAAGCTGCTGATAATCTTGAGAAAGGCAAAGTTCATGG GGCTGCTGATTTCATTTTATATAAGCTAAAAGAGGTGAGAAAGATCAAGCAAGAGGATATTTCATGCGCTATGAAGGATGCTGGTGTCGATGATCGATCGGTTTTCGATGTGATTCCAGCTCAATCATCGGAAAAGAAATGA